The following are from one region of the Paenalkalicoccus suaedae genome:
- a CDS encoding CarD family transcriptional regulator, with product MFEIGDHVVYPYHGAGTITDKVERTILGKEETYVVLTFPMNQMTIMLPEEKLQASGIRSVITLDKVQELIEHSLTLKPAQEFSRRDINDKHDKMKSGCIFDCTTIYTELMLKKKHSPDKLHIEERKQLDFARQLLKSELDFVEGLSSDEIEEFLSMQNREDTSELPSS from the coding sequence ATGTTCGAAATTGGAGATCATGTCGTATACCCGTATCACGGCGCTGGGACAATTACAGACAAAGTAGAAAGAACGATCTTAGGTAAAGAAGAGACATATGTTGTCTTAACATTCCCTATGAACCAAATGACTATTATGCTCCCTGAAGAGAAACTCCAGGCTTCTGGCATTCGAAGCGTCATCACGCTTGACAAAGTCCAGGAATTAATCGAACACAGCTTAACACTCAAACCAGCTCAAGAATTCTCAAGACGAGACATTAACGATAAGCATGATAAGATGAAAAGCGGATGTATCTTTGATTGCACAACGATTTACACCGAGCTTATGTTAAAAAAGAAACATTCTCCTGATAAGCTTCACATAGAGGAACGCAAGCAGCTCGATTTCGCGCGTCAACTTTTAAAGAGTGAACTTGATTTTGTTGAAGGTCTATCTTCCGATGAAATCGAAGAATTTCTTTCAATGCAAAATCGTGAGGATACATCTGAACTTCCCTCTTCTTAA
- a CDS encoding DEAD/DEAH box helicase: MHNFERFNLQPFLIEGLVRDNIEQPTEIQERLLPSIKRGADVIGKSQTGTGKTLAFLLPILHNVNQEEASTQYVVTAPTRELATQLFEVFKHYANDQISVQLVVGGTDRLRMVEKVRQQKPHIVIGTPGRILDMIREQALLPAYVKGFVVDEADQMLDMGFLEEVDSIASAMNEELQLMVFSATIPERLMPFLKKYMKNPKQIEVQPRTAAPKKMEHWLINDRDRSRKELIQQVTERINPFLAIVFTNTKESANEVFQVLQSQGLNVDMIHGGVEPRKRKKVLKKLQDAEIQYLVATDLIARGIDIKGISHIINYEIPTELEYYVHRVGRTARAGWDGLAMTIFGREDERKIEKLKQQGINFVYKEWKNGAWETVEKRVFQRKSKVSEAELKKAIPRKPKKVKPGYKKKARQEAERKQQRERRINRRKTK, from the coding sequence TTGCATAATTTTGAACGTTTTAACTTACAGCCGTTTCTTATTGAAGGATTGGTTCGTGACAACATTGAACAGCCTACAGAAATTCAAGAAAGATTATTACCATCGATTAAGCGAGGCGCCGATGTAATCGGTAAATCTCAAACAGGAACAGGTAAAACATTAGCGTTTTTACTTCCTATTTTACACAACGTAAATCAAGAGGAAGCATCGACACAATATGTTGTTACTGCTCCAACACGAGAGCTTGCAACACAGCTTTTTGAGGTCTTTAAACACTATGCAAATGATCAGATTAGTGTGCAGCTTGTTGTTGGTGGTACCGATCGCCTAAGAATGGTCGAGAAGGTTAGACAACAAAAGCCTCACATTGTCATTGGAACACCAGGACGAATTTTAGATATGATTCGTGAGCAGGCATTACTTCCAGCTTATGTGAAAGGATTTGTTGTGGACGAAGCTGACCAAATGCTCGACATGGGATTTTTAGAAGAAGTAGATAGTATTGCTTCCGCTATGAACGAAGAGCTTCAGCTTATGGTCTTCTCGGCAACCATTCCTGAAAGACTTATGCCATTCCTTAAAAAGTATATGAAGAACCCGAAGCAAATAGAAGTACAACCTCGAACTGCAGCTCCAAAAAAGATGGAGCATTGGTTAATTAATGACCGCGACAGAAGTCGTAAAGAGCTTATTCAACAAGTAACAGAACGAATTAATCCGTTCCTTGCAATAGTATTTACGAATACGAAAGAATCTGCGAATGAAGTTTTCCAAGTGCTACAAAGCCAAGGATTAAATGTAGATATGATTCACGGTGGCGTGGAGCCTCGTAAACGTAAAAAGGTACTTAAAAAGTTGCAGGACGCAGAAATTCAATATCTAGTTGCAACAGATTTAATTGCACGAGGCATTGATATTAAAGGAATCAGCCATATTATTAACTATGAAATCCCAACGGAGCTAGAATATTATGTACACCGTGTTGGTCGAACTGCCAGAGCAGGTTGGGATGGTCTAGCGATGACGATCTTCGGCCGTGAAGACGAGCGCAAGATTGAGAAGCTTAAACAACAGGGCATCAACTTTGTCTATAAAGAATGGAAAAACGGAGCTTGGGAAACAGTAGAGAAGCGTGTTTTCCAACGAAAGTCAAAAGTATCAGAAGCTGAGCTTAAGAAAGCGATCCCAAGAAAACCTAAAAAGGTTAAACCAGGATATAAAAAGAAGGCTCGTCAAGAAGCGGAGCGTAAGCAACAGCGTGAAAGACGAATTAATCGCCGAAAAACGAAGTAA
- a CDS encoding deoxyribonuclease IV produces the protein MLLGSHVSMSGKNMLLAASQEAASYGSTTFMIYTGAPQNTRRKAIEDLNIEAGTAHMKENNISNIVVHAPYIINIANTTKPETFQLGVDFLRSETARTEALGAGQIVLHPGAHVGAGPDEGIKKIIEGLNEVIEKDQHVQIALETMAGKGSECGRSFEELAKIIEGVTHNDRLSVCFDTCHVHDAGYDIVNNLDGVLDEFDRIVGLDRIKVVHVNDSKNECGAKKDRHENIGFGHIGYDTLEKIIYHEVFENIPKILETPYVGTDKKNKLAPYKKEIEMIRNKQFEPNLKDELLALSEEK, from the coding sequence ATGCTACTAGGATCTCACGTATCAATGAGTGGAAAGAATATGCTTTTAGCAGCTAGTCAAGAAGCTGCATCTTATGGGTCAACAACTTTTATGATCTACACTGGTGCACCTCAAAATACGAGAAGAAAAGCGATTGAAGATTTAAATATTGAAGCGGGAACAGCACACATGAAAGAAAACAATATTTCAAATATTGTCGTGCATGCTCCTTATATCATTAATATTGCCAATACAACGAAGCCTGAAACCTTTCAGCTTGGAGTAGATTTTTTAAGAAGTGAGACGGCTCGCACAGAAGCACTAGGTGCAGGTCAAATTGTGCTTCATCCTGGCGCTCATGTTGGAGCTGGTCCAGATGAGGGGATCAAGAAGATTATTGAGGGTTTGAACGAGGTTATCGAAAAGGATCAGCATGTGCAAATCGCTTTAGAGACAATGGCTGGAAAAGGATCAGAGTGTGGTAGATCGTTTGAGGAGTTGGCTAAAATCATTGAGGGTGTGACTCACAATGATCGATTATCCGTGTGCTTTGATACGTGTCACGTGCACGATGCAGGGTACGATATTGTCAATAATTTAGATGGAGTTTTAGATGAATTTGACAGAATCGTTGGGCTCGACCGTATTAAGGTTGTACATGTGAATGATAGTAAAAATGAATGTGGCGCTAAGAAAGACAGACATGAGAATATTGGATTTGGTCATATAGGCTATGACACTTTAGAAAAAATTATTTATCATGAAGTGTTTGAAAATATTCCAAAGATCTTGGAAACTCCATATGTAGGGACAGACAAAAAGAATAAACTTGCTCCTTATAAGAAAGAGATCGAGATGATTCGTAATAAGCAGTTTGAACCTAATTTAAAGGATGAGCTTCTCGCTTTATCTGAAGAGAAATAA
- a CDS encoding DUF2624 family protein: MFEQLINERIRALNVREIMMLGYKYDVSLTVRDAKRIMEIIEPATFDIHDKVTLQKKVALLKEEFPLASKQLFTLLEPYL, from the coding sequence ATGTTTGAACAACTAATTAACGAACGAATTCGAGCTTTAAATGTCAGAGAGATTATGATGCTTGGCTATAAGTATGATGTGTCTTTAACTGTAAGAGATGCAAAGCGAATCATGGAAATTATCGAGCCCGCTACGTTTGATATTCATGATAAAGTGACGCTCCAAAAAAAAGTAGCGTTACTAAAAGAAGAATTTCCACTTGCAAGTAAACAGTTGTTTACTCTGCTAGAGCCGTATTTGTAA
- a CDS encoding metal ABC transporter ATP-binding protein — MSTIEVKHVSVHYDGIVALEDISFKVSQGKIIGLIGPNGAGKSTLMKVLLGLVKYSGEVSILGKPVDKQRKEIAYVPQRSAIDWDFPVRVIDVVKMGRFVHIPWYKRLGKTDKDRAMEALHQVGMEEFANRQIGELSGGQQQRVFIARAIAQDAETFFLDEPFVGIDVTSEEIIVNLLRDLKHQGKTIVVIHHDLSKVESYFDELLLLNRKLIGSGEVEDVFSEENLKAAYVGNMAVVHGKSDVMVVNP, encoded by the coding sequence ATGTCTACCATTGAAGTGAAGCATGTATCTGTCCATTATGATGGAATAGTAGCTCTTGAGGATATTTCCTTTAAAGTTTCACAAGGAAAAATAATCGGACTTATTGGTCCGAACGGAGCAGGAAAGTCTACGTTGATGAAAGTACTACTAGGGTTAGTTAAATATAGCGGTGAAGTTTCGATATTGGGTAAGCCCGTTGATAAGCAACGTAAGGAAATTGCTTACGTGCCGCAAAGAAGTGCGATTGATTGGGATTTCCCAGTAAGAGTGATTGACGTCGTAAAAATGGGACGTTTTGTTCACATCCCTTGGTACAAACGATTAGGTAAAACAGATAAAGATAGAGCGATGGAGGCCCTCCACCAAGTAGGTATGGAAGAGTTTGCTAACCGCCAAATAGGTGAACTCTCAGGTGGTCAACAACAACGAGTCTTTATTGCTCGGGCCATTGCCCAAGACGCAGAAACATTCTTCTTAGATGAACCCTTCGTAGGTATTGATGTCACTTCAGAAGAGATTATTGTCAACCTGCTACGCGACTTAAAACATCAAGGTAAAACAATTGTGGTTATTCATCACGACTTAAGCAAAGTAGAGTCCTATTTCGACGAACTTCTTCTACTTAACCGAAAGCTAATCGGAAGTGGCGAAGTAGAGGATGTGTTTAGTGAGGAGAATTTAAAGGCGGCTTACGTGGGCAATATGGCTGTCGTGCATGGGAAATCTGACGTTATGGTGGTGAATCCGTAA
- a CDS encoding metal ABC transporter permease, with the protein MRSIQLFIDQLMNYTYLQNALVAAILVGVICGVIGCFIILRGMALMGDAISHAVLPGVVVSYMISGSFFIGAVFTGVLTALAIGFISRNSKIKEDSAIGIMFTGMFALGIVLMTALRGSSIDLNHILFGNVLAVSSQDFLITLVIGIIVLLSIFIFYRPLLLSTFDETMAQATGHPVRAIHYLLMLLLSLVTVASLQTVGIILVVAMLITPGATAYLLTERFSVMLFLSALFGVLSAVIGLFFSVIYDVASGASIVLAASSFFVLAFLFAPKQGYLSKMLRSPKKSEQIAN; encoded by the coding sequence ATGCGATCGATACAGCTTTTTATTGATCAATTAATGAATTATACGTACTTACAAAACGCACTAGTTGCTGCAATCCTTGTTGGGGTAATCTGTGGCGTAATTGGATGCTTTATTATTTTACGAGGCATGGCATTAATGGGAGATGCTATATCTCACGCTGTATTACCTGGCGTTGTTGTCTCGTATATGATAAGTGGTAGCTTCTTTATTGGTGCGGTGTTCACAGGTGTCTTGACGGCGCTTGCTATAGGGTTTATTTCACGAAATAGTAAAATTAAAGAGGACTCAGCCATCGGTATCATGTTTACTGGAATGTTTGCATTAGGTATTGTACTCATGACTGCGCTGAGAGGATCCTCTATTGATTTAAACCACATTCTATTCGGGAATGTTTTGGCCGTATCTTCTCAAGATTTTTTGATTACATTAGTAATCGGAATTATAGTCTTACTATCTATTTTTATTTTTTACCGACCACTGCTTCTTAGTACATTTGACGAAACGATGGCTCAAGCAACTGGACATCCAGTGAGAGCAATCCATTACTTACTTATGCTTTTATTATCCTTAGTAACTGTAGCATCTTTACAGACGGTAGGAATCATTTTGGTCGTAGCGATGCTAATTACTCCAGGTGCAACAGCTTATTTACTTACAGAGCGTTTTTCTGTCATGCTGTTCCTTTCGGCTTTATTTGGCGTGCTATCGGCTGTAATAGGGTTATTCTTCTCTGTTATTTATGATGTGGCATCAGGTGCATCTATCGTTCTAGCTGCTTCTAGCTTCTTTGTACTAGCATTTTTATTTGCGCCTAAGCAAGGATATCTGTCTAAAATGTTGCGCTCGCCTAAAAAATCTGAACAAATCGCAAATTAG
- a CDS encoding lytic transglycosylase domain-containing protein, with protein sequence MKISFLTMLTVTAVMGALSLVLGNGYMETQKEIERLEVAKAEERPEIDPYVLELDEHIDKLPDGYIVSGNVNFQEAKVLADALYEESDGNFKYDWGLLLSLEAQKRDIDPHVVYELLRVETGDTFDPSLVGPETRYGHAYGMAQFMKNTGPWVAEMAELPYKHEYLFDPHYAIQLSVTYLEYLYGEYGDWDHALTAYHRGMGGLNQYIRENGHARSWYAEEIQEKAEALVTFVDDQN encoded by the coding sequence ATGAAGATTTCATTCCTTACAATGTTAACAGTAACTGCGGTTATGGGGGCACTTTCATTAGTATTGGGAAATGGATATATGGAGACACAAAAGGAGATTGAGCGTCTTGAGGTCGCAAAGGCCGAAGAACGCCCAGAGATTGATCCTTATGTACTCGAGCTTGATGAACATATCGATAAATTACCTGATGGATATATCGTCTCTGGTAATGTAAACTTTCAAGAAGCAAAAGTGTTAGCAGATGCTTTGTACGAAGAAAGCGACGGTAATTTTAAATATGACTGGGGATTACTCTTGTCATTAGAGGCTCAAAAAAGAGACATTGATCCTCACGTCGTATATGAACTTCTTCGAGTTGAGACTGGAGATACATTTGATCCAAGCTTAGTTGGTCCAGAAACTCGGTATGGACATGCTTATGGTATGGCTCAGTTTATGAAAAACACAGGACCTTGGGTAGCGGAGATGGCTGAGCTACCGTATAAACATGAGTACTTGTTTGACCCGCACTATGCGATTCAACTGTCTGTCACTTACTTAGAGTATCTTTACGGAGAGTATGGTGACTGGGATCATGCTTTAACGGCTTATCACAGAGGGATGGGCGGCTTAAATCAGTATATTCGTGAAAATGGTCACGCAAGAAGCTGGTATGCGGAAGAAATTCAAGAAAAAGCAGAAGCGTTAGTTACGTTTGTAGATGATCAAAATTAA
- a CDS encoding RNA degradosome polyphosphate kinase, whose translation MHTKHDLHNPAYYNNRELSWLGFNERVLEEAMDHRNPLLERLKFLSIFSSNLDEFFMVRVAGLKDQVRAGFHKPENKTAMTPKQQLAKIGELNHKLVTRQYEHVRDAIIPALHDQSVYLVTPDELTESEYTYLKKHFKEYILPVLTPMAIDAYRPFPMLSNKSLNLAVILELKHHEPNDKLAIVQVPSVLKRTLSLPGDGHRFIMLEDVISTFISHLFSGNSVKSVSPFRITRNADLTIHEEGARDLLREIEKELKKRKWGAAVRLEMMKGKMDPKVLSLLTSVLELHKEDIYEVDGPLDFTFMFSFHAQLAPHFEELLDRPVIPQRPVDLDPDEDLFDAILKRDIFLHHPYESFQPIVDLITRAAEDENVLAIKQTLYRVSGDSPIIEALKRAAELGKQVTVLVELKARFDEEKNIQWAKQLEKAGCHVIYGITGLKTHSKITLIIRHYESGIQRFIHLGTGNYNDSTAKFYTDMGMLTSNERYGIDATNFFNYLSGYSKKPKWKELSTAPFEIRETFIKLIDEEIEHHKKHQNGHIMAKMNSLTDKPIILKLYEASQAGVKIDLIIRGICCLKPQIPGVSETITVRSILGRFLEHSRVFYFHANNHHKMFLSSADWMTRNMEKRIEILFPVYEQSIKDRIHEVFHYSMKDNMKARIQDENGIYHYVERKEGDEEISSQEIFYDLAATHFEDN comes from the coding sequence ATGCATACGAAGCACGACTTACACAATCCAGCCTATTACAACAACCGTGAACTTTCTTGGCTTGGTTTTAACGAACGAGTTTTAGAAGAAGCAATGGATCATCGAAATCCACTACTTGAACGTCTTAAATTTTTATCTATTTTTAGTTCTAATTTGGACGAATTTTTTATGGTACGAGTCGCTGGTTTAAAAGACCAAGTTCGCGCAGGCTTCCATAAGCCTGAAAATAAAACGGCCATGACACCGAAGCAACAGCTAGCAAAAATTGGTGAGCTTAATCATAAGCTTGTAACAAGACAGTATGAGCACGTACGCGACGCTATTATCCCAGCACTTCACGATCAATCTGTTTATCTTGTTACACCTGATGAACTAACAGAGAGTGAGTACACGTATTTGAAAAAACACTTTAAAGAGTATATTTTGCCTGTTTTAACACCCATGGCAATTGATGCATATCGCCCCTTTCCAATGCTATCTAATAAAAGCTTAAATTTAGCTGTTATCTTAGAGTTAAAGCATCATGAGCCTAATGATAAACTTGCAATCGTGCAGGTCCCATCTGTATTAAAGCGTACACTCTCACTTCCAGGTGATGGGCATCGATTTATTATGTTAGAAGACGTGATTAGTACCTTTATTAGTCATTTATTTAGTGGCAACTCTGTAAAGTCCGTGTCCCCTTTCCGAATTACACGTAACGCTGATTTGACGATTCACGAGGAGGGGGCTCGCGATTTGCTTCGAGAAATAGAAAAAGAGCTCAAAAAACGTAAATGGGGCGCAGCTGTGCGTCTTGAAATGATGAAAGGAAAGATGGATCCAAAAGTTTTATCTTTATTAACAAGTGTGTTAGAGCTACACAAAGAGGATATATACGAAGTTGATGGACCATTGGACTTTACGTTTATGTTCAGCTTCCACGCTCAGCTAGCTCCGCATTTCGAAGAGCTGTTGGACCGCCCTGTCATTCCTCAGCGTCCTGTGGACCTCGATCCAGATGAGGACTTGTTTGACGCTATTTTAAAACGTGATATTTTCTTACATCACCCATACGAATCCTTTCAACCTATCGTGGACTTAATTACGCGTGCCGCCGAAGACGAGAACGTGCTTGCAATTAAGCAAACACTATATCGCGTAAGCGGTGACTCCCCCATCATTGAGGCTTTAAAACGTGCTGCTGAGCTTGGTAAACAAGTAACTGTACTTGTTGAATTAAAAGCTCGATTTGATGAAGAAAAAAATATTCAGTGGGCAAAGCAACTAGAGAAGGCCGGTTGCCATGTTATTTATGGTATTACCGGATTAAAAACACATTCTAAGATCACGTTAATTATTCGTCACTATGAAAGTGGTATCCAGCGTTTTATTCATCTTGGAACTGGAAATTACAACGACTCGACAGCGAAATTTTATACAGATATGGGCATGCTGACATCTAATGAAAGATACGGTATCGATGCCACTAACTTCTTTAATTATTTAAGTGGCTATAGTAAAAAGCCAAAATGGAAAGAGCTTTCCACTGCTCCATTTGAAATTAGAGAGACGTTTATAAAACTAATTGATGAAGAAATCGAGCATCACAAAAAACATCAAAATGGGCATATTATGGCCAAAATGAACTCCTTAACTGACAAGCCAATTATTTTAAAGCTGTACGAAGCAAGTCAGGCTGGGGTAAAGATAGACTTAATCATTCGTGGAATTTGTTGCTTAAAACCTCAAATCCCTGGTGTAAGTGAAACGATTACGGTAAGAAGCATTTTAGGTCGCTTTTTAGAGCACAGTCGCGTATTCTACTTCCATGCTAACAATCATCATAAAATGTTCCTGTCCTCTGCCGATTGGATGACACGAAATATGGAAAAGCGAATTGAGATTCTCTTCCCTGTTTATGAACAGTCCATTAAAGATCGTATTCATGAGGTGTTCCACTATTCAATGAAGGACAATATGAAAGCCCGTATTCAAGATGAAAACGGCATTTACCACTATGTGGAGCGCAAAGAAGGTGACGAGGAGATCTCTAGCCAAGAGATCTTCTATGACCTCGCAGCAACCCACTTCGAAGATAATTAA
- the ppx gene encoding exopolyphosphatase, translating to MEQIGIIDMGSNSIRFVIYEIDEYKCYKEIQNLKIPARLSTYIDDEGAMTKDGIDKVLETLKRFEPVVANYELSSMRGVATAAIRNATNSEEILDAIKEHSIFPVDILSEEQEAYYGYLAVTNSMDVPEGITIDIGGGSTEVTYFKDRELLHSYSFPFGALTLKKQFIKGDTPTEEEWKRLRDFLKESYRSLSWIKDKNVPVIGIGGSARNVAQVHQADISYPMSGLHQYEMTAKEVHDISDELSSMSLKKREKVDGLSKDRADTILPAIAAMEALIKEVNTKSFIVSSRGLRDGLFFELLLAPIEVTHFPNVKEESFYQLSNYYRLNLDHQKKISVLASYLTSELVEHDLVTLSKLDMEHLRLGANVFYIGNTIHPESKSEHTFYLLTNQSIDGLPHSERLAVAFIASFKSKSQLKKYADPYRPWVSKEDLVQYELLGAIIKFSFALNISEQSIIKRTEITECDKEDITITVTYDGDAFFEEEQANKYKKHLEKALDKNITLTFNHV from the coding sequence ATGGAGCAAATTGGAATTATTGATATGGGGTCAAACTCCATTCGATTTGTTATTTATGAAATTGATGAGTATAAATGCTATAAAGAAATTCAAAACTTAAAAATTCCAGCAAGACTTAGTACATATATTGATGACGAAGGTGCCATGACGAAGGATGGGATCGATAAAGTCCTAGAGACATTAAAACGATTTGAACCCGTTGTCGCAAACTATGAGCTGTCATCCATGCGAGGTGTAGCTACAGCCGCTATTCGTAACGCAACAAATAGCGAGGAGATTTTAGATGCCATTAAAGAGCACTCTATCTTTCCCGTCGATATTTTATCAGAAGAGCAGGAAGCATATTATGGGTACTTAGCAGTGACAAATAGCATGGACGTACCAGAAGGTATCACAATAGATATAGGTGGCGGCAGTACAGAAGTGACCTATTTTAAAGATCGAGAACTCCTCCATTCGTATAGTTTCCCTTTTGGAGCACTAACATTAAAGAAACAATTTATTAAAGGGGATACGCCTACTGAGGAAGAATGGAAACGTCTGCGTGACTTTTTAAAGGAGTCCTATCGTTCCCTTTCTTGGATTAAGGATAAAAACGTTCCAGTGATTGGAATTGGAGGCTCTGCCCGTAACGTAGCCCAAGTGCATCAGGCAGATATTTCTTATCCTATGTCAGGTTTGCATCAATACGAAATGACGGCTAAAGAAGTGCATGATATCTCAGATGAATTAAGCTCTATGTCACTTAAGAAGCGAGAAAAAGTTGACGGTCTTTCAAAAGATCGTGCTGACACAATTCTTCCTGCAATCGCTGCGATGGAAGCATTAATTAAAGAAGTAAACACAAAATCCTTTATTGTTAGTAGTCGTGGTCTTCGCGATGGGTTATTCTTTGAGCTTTTATTAGCTCCGATCGAAGTTACTCATTTTCCTAATGTGAAAGAAGAAAGCTTTTATCAGTTAAGTAATTATTATCGACTGAATCTCGACCATCAAAAAAAGATATCTGTTTTAGCGTCTTATTTAACCTCAGAGCTTGTAGAGCATGATTTAGTAACACTTTCCAAACTTGATATGGAGCACTTACGGTTAGGTGCTAACGTTTTTTATATTGGTAATACCATTCATCCAGAATCTAAAAGTGAGCATACCTTTTATTTATTAACAAACCAATCGATCGATGGCTTACCTCATAGCGAACGTTTAGCAGTTGCGTTTATTGCATCCTTCAAATCAAAATCTCAGCTTAAAAAATATGCTGATCCTTATCGACCGTGGGTTTCAAAAGAAGACCTCGTTCAATATGAATTACTTGGCGCCATTATCAAATTTAGCTTTGCTCTAAATATATCTGAACAAAGTATTATAAAAAGAACGGAAATTACGGAGTGCGATAAAGAAGACATTACTATTACTGTCACATATGATGGCGATGCCTTCTTTGAAGAGGAGCAGGCGAATAAATATAAGAAGCATTTAGAGAAAGCACTAGATAAAAATATTACACTCACGTTTAATCACGTATAA
- a CDS encoding metal ABC transporter ATP-binding protein translates to MKETNFVVEVEGVSFAYRQQTVLEDIHMRIPAGSFLGLCGPNGSGKSTLIKLLLGLNRPVDGQVKLFGTSVKSFKNWSKIGFVSQKANSFNSGFPATVFEVVSMGLYGKVGLFRFLTKKHKEKVKEAIKQVDMQDFMYANIGELSGGQQQRVFIARALVSDPELLILDEPTVGVDAKSVSNFYTMLRDLNTNKGITLILVTHDIGAMTDYVTDVACLNKCLHFHGNKSDFEENQEEMLSAMYGHDVSMIEHNHDHHHHDHHHDHDHVRGEVR, encoded by the coding sequence ATGAAGGAAACAAATTTTGTTGTTGAGGTGGAGGGAGTATCGTTTGCTTATAGACAGCAAACGGTTCTAGAGGATATCCATATGCGCATACCTGCGGGAAGCTTCCTCGGCCTATGTGGACCTAATGGTTCTGGTAAATCAACCTTAATAAAGCTTTTGCTTGGACTTAACCGGCCAGTTGACGGACAAGTTAAACTGTTTGGAACGTCCGTAAAGAGCTTTAAAAATTGGAGCAAGATCGGCTTTGTTTCGCAAAAAGCAAATAGCTTTAATAGTGGATTCCCGGCGACTGTTTTTGAAGTAGTCTCTATGGGGCTGTATGGTAAAGTGGGGCTGTTCCGCTTTTTAACAAAGAAGCATAAAGAGAAAGTAAAAGAGGCAATCAAGCAAGTAGACATGCAAGACTTTATGTATGCGAATATCGGTGAGCTATCCGGCGGACAGCAACAGCGCGTGTTTATTGCACGTGCATTAGTGAGTGACCCTGAGCTTCTGATATTAGACGAACCAACGGTCGGAGTGGATGCAAAGTCTGTATCAAATTTTTATACAATGCTACGCGATTTAAACACGAATAAAGGTATTACCCTTATTCTTGTCACGCACGATATTGGAGCGATGACAGACTATGTCACAGATGTTGCTTGTTTAAATAAATGCTTGCACTTTCACGGCAATAAATCGGACTTTGAAGAGAATCAGGAAGAAATGCTATCCGCTATGTACGGTCACGACGTTAGTATGATTGAGCATAATCATGATCATCACCATCATGATCATCATCACGACCATGATCATGTTAGAGGAGAAGTCCGATGA
- a CDS encoding metal ABC transporter permease, which translates to MIEVFFQFDFLRYSLFTAILIGFMAPIIGVFIAVRRLSLMADALSHITLTGIAFSLLLGRYSSFFAGLNPVYMGMTFSVTGALLTERLRQVYPYYKELAIPILLSGGIGLGVVFISLANGFNTDLFNYLFGSVIAINQTDFYVVITLTAIVATVLFFLYKELFFLSFDEEQAVIAGLPKKSLHIIFIVLVAIVIGISMQIVGILLVSALITLPVAAAMRVAKSFKQMFVYSVVIGEVSVLTGFVSAFHLDLAPGGTIVMINVLILLLVIAFTGERSIRRSA; encoded by the coding sequence ATGATCGAGGTATTCTTTCAATTTGACTTTTTACGATACTCTTTATTTACAGCTATTTTAATTGGATTTATGGCACCGATTATCGGAGTTTTTATTGCGGTTAGAAGATTATCATTAATGGCTGACGCATTATCACACATTACGCTGACTGGTATCGCCTTTAGTTTGCTACTTGGGCGATATTCGTCGTTTTTTGCAGGTCTAAATCCAGTTTATATGGGAATGACATTCTCCGTCACAGGGGCCTTATTAACAGAGCGTTTAAGACAGGTGTATCCATACTATAAGGAGCTTGCAATACCGATTTTACTCTCTGGGGGAATCGGATTAGGAGTCGTGTTTATTTCTCTTGCAAATGGATTTAATACGGACTTGTTTAACTATCTATTTGGTAGTGTAATTGCTATTAATCAAACAGATTTTTATGTCGTTATTACGCTCACGGCTATCGTAGCTACTGTACTATTCTTCCTATATAAGGAATTGTTCTTTTTAAGTTTTGATGAAGAACAGGCGGTTATTGCAGGACTACCGAAGAAGTCTCTTCACATCATCTTTATCGTATTAGTCGCTATTGTGATCGGTATTTCCATGCAAATTGTGGGGATTTTACTTGTATCTGCATTAATTACTTTGCCAGTGGCAGCTGCCATGCGTGTAGCAAAAAGCTTTAAACAAATGTTCGTCTACTCGGTGGTAATCGGTGAGGTGAGTGTTCTGACTGGTTTTGTTAGTGCGTTTCATCTTGATTTAGCACCTGGTGGAACCATTGTCATGATTAACGTACTAATACTGTTGCTCGTTATCGCATTTACAGGAGAACGTTCAATTAGGAGGTCGGCATAA